A segment of the Thermococcus sp. genome:
TGATTGGGAATTACGTGCCGATAATTGAGAGGATAAGCTCCCAGATGGAGGAGCTCGAGGGACGGATTCTGGAGAAACCCGATGCGGGGCTCCTGCGCCGTATCCACGGCCTTCGGCGCGATATACTCTTCATGAGACGCACAATATTTCCCCTACTTGAGGCCTTCAGGAAGCTCCGGCTTGAGGGTGGCTCCTTCTTCCGCGGGGATGGTGCCAAGCTCATGGAGGAACTGCACGAGCACGTGGCCGAAGTTCTCGATATACTTGAGGGACAGAGGGAACTCGCCAACAGCCTGGTGGAGCTGTACTATTCCACGCTTTCGACGAAAACCAATGACATAATAAGGATACTGACGGTGATCTCTACGATCTTCATCCCGCTGACCTTCATAACAGGAGTTTACGGCATGAACTTCGGGTACATGCCGGAGCTTCACTGGCACTACGGCTACCCAGCGGTTCTGCTTGGGATGCTCGGAATCAGTCTGACCATGCTGGGCTACTTCAGGAATAAGGGGTGGATTTAGAAGTCCTCAATTCCCAGTGCAAGCCTCACAGCCCTCTCAGCTATTACGCCCATTGGATCCACAAGGGGCACCCTAAGGTCCCCGGGCTTCAGCACCAGACTGACCTCGGTGCAGCCTGCTATTATAGCTTCACTCCGCCTTTCCAGCCGTTTTGCAACGGTTAGAATCAGCTCACGCCCCTTTGTAAGGTCACCGGCTTTGACACCGTCGTAGATGCCCTCCATAACCATCGCCTGATACTTCTTCGATGGAAGGGCTATTTGAACGCCGTGCTTTAACAGCGCCCTGTGGTACACCAGTCCTTTCACGGTTCCGTCAGTAGCGAGCAGGCCAACCTTCCGGATGCCCATTTCTTTAACCCTCTCAGCAGTCTCCTCCACCATGCTGACGAGGGGGATGCCTATACCCCTCCGTACGGTCTCGGCAAAGAAGTGGGCGGTGTTGCACGGCATTATTATGAAGTCCGCTCCACATTCCTCGAGCTTCTTTGCAGCGGCCAGGAGCTCCGGTCGGGGATCCTCACCCCTACCGAGGATGAAGTCCGTCCTGTCAGGTATCTTTGAATCGTTGTAGATGAGCACTCGGGGATGATCCTGATCCCGCTTTGCGGGGGTTTTTTCTATTATTCTCCTGAACAGGTCTGCAGTCGCCAAGGGTCCCATACCACCCAGGATACCAATCACGCGCTCGGGCATGTCCGCACCTTCGGGTGAATGCTATTTAGAAAACACGTCCGTAGTATTTAACGGTTTGGGGGCAAACTCTTAGGTTCGAGCCCTCAGTTCGGTTCCCCTTTCAATAGTTATCATCATAAGGAGCAAAACAGAGGCGAAGTAAAGGAAGCTTGAAAAAACACGGAAACCAAGAACAAGGGCGACCACTCCTAAGAGTGCAAAACCGCTCGAAAGTGCAAGAGGTTCTGCTACCCCTTCTCCAGCAACTTCGGGGTGTAAATAGACTTTAGCCATCATAACCGAGAGAAATAGAAGGGTACCTACACGGAAATATGAGACATCCCCTTTTATATCAACGATCAGGGAGGTAATGATGACGATCAAACCAAACGTGATATATGAGAACCTTTTACTACCGCTCCTCCTGAGAAACTTTTCTGGTATGGTCATAAAGATCAGCATCGCAAGGAACTCTAAAACCTCAAGATGGATTCCTAGGAAAAGCTGGACGGTTGAGCTACTTAAAAAAGTGAGACCTGCAAGTAGGGCAGGATAAAAACCCCCTACAATCGAGTTTTTCCCCTTAAAAAATCCAATGATCAGGATGACACCGAGTATCAAATCGGGGAGTTCATAGATAGCTGGACACTCCATTACAGCCACCTCGAGAGAATCCAATGTACCATCACCACGGAATAGAGCCACATTAAAAGGGCCGAGAGGTACAGTAACATAATCCAGTAATGGGGGCACGTGGCTGATTTCTCTATTCCATAATATCTGACCCATGAATGAAGGACTAGGATCCAGGATGCTAGGCGGAGCATGCATCTGCCAAGCGGCATGTTGATCCGGAGGGATAAGGGGATCTTTATCATCAGCATCATTAATATTAAGGTTCCAACAACCAGAGTGCCCCAGACAAATCCTCTAAGTTGAGAAGCAGTGAACTGCGAATACAGGACAATGGAAGCACTGATGATCCCTGCCTGGAGCAGGGTCTCTCTATCCGCGAAAAGGTAGCCCATTCTGGAGAAAGGGAACACTAGCAGGGAAGCCCCGATAAAAGAGATGAGGACTGGAAGAAATATCCAAGGCCAGTATGGAGAGGTTATCCCTTTCACACTGGTTATTGAGCTCCCCATGATCAGTAGCACCGCGCCGGTTAACTGGGTAGCCTCAAGATACCTGCTATGGACGGTATAGACGTTAAGCTTATGAAAGAGACCGATAGTGTACGCTACCCCGCATGCCAAGATAGAGCCCATTAGAAGAATAATGAGTGAATACTCATTCAAGGGGCTCACCTATATCCGCGTTCCCGTTTTTAACATCCAGTGTGTAAAATCCTGTGATATTGTTGGGTGATTTTTTAATCCTTATCCCCCGCTTTATATGAAATCCTTCCAGGACCTCGATGATATCAATCACATACGTCGAGAGCTCCTCAAACATTGCCAGGGTTCTGTCGTCAATGAGACGCTTGTCGATTATCGTCACAAGCACAAAATCATGGGAGATTGCGATATCAGCGAGTTCTAGGAGGAAACGGTACACCGTGATCGGGGGGTGAAAAATAAGCAACGGTTGAAGGAAGAGCACTCCAATGAGCTGTTGATGAGGTAGTTCCTTCATAAGATGTGTTACTCTGAAGAGTTCTTGCGGCCCAAAATCCTTCCCGAGGGTTAAATACTTGCTGTTTTCAAGCCCAGGCACCCTCTTGAGTTGCTTCTCTAGTCTGGATGTTACAAGGATGACTTTGCCGCCGCTGTTCTTCTTAAGTGCCTGTATAACAATGCTTATTCCAAGGTCGCCGACGGTGGATATAAGGATGAGAGCACCGGGTTTAATATCGCCCAGCAGCTTGTCGAGTTTGGGGATGCCAAGTTTCAATACTCCTCCCCCATAAAAAGGGACTCGTTGTGATAAACCTCTACCCCCCTGTTTGTTATCCTATACGGCCGTATCTCCTCGTCAAAGGAGCTTCCTCTGAACTTGCTTATACCTATCCCTCGTAGAACCTTACCGCGCTCAACAAACTTGAAAAGCTCAATAACCCCATTCGCCAGATACTCTTCGACACCAACCTCGTCGCTCTCCATTGTCAAGATAATAGTTGCGTCGTTTGAGATGAGGGTGTTAACGAACAGTAGGAACGTCTTTCTGTAAGCGGCTTCGTTGTTAAGGATAACCCGGACCATTGTTATCGGATCAATCACGATCCGTGTGTATCGCTCTTCTTTGAGGATGTCTTTTATGCCCGCTATAAGCTTATCAAAACTAATACCGAACTCCATGTACCGAATATCTCCCAGTATGTTTGTCTTTGTCCCAGTTGGAGTCGCATCTATTATCTTAAGGTTGGGGTGTTCCACGTTAAACCCAAACTTACCCATGTCAGTTTTTATGTGCGCCGCGGGTTCTTCCATGGTTATATACAGGGCTCCCTCTCCCTTTCTAACGCCCTCCATCAAAAAATGCATAGATAGGGTTGTCTTTCCCATACCCGGACCCCCTTTGACTAGGTATATTCTCCCAGGAATAAGGCCTCCGTGGAGCATTTTATCGAGTCCGGGCACCCCGATAGAAATCCGTCCCATATTATCCCACCGGTGGGGAATATACTTTGGATCTATATAAAGATTACCTGTTCTAATTTCCATGGTTTTAGAATAATCTCAGACAATATCCCACAGTTGAATTGATAATAATCA
Coding sequences within it:
- a CDS encoding amino acid racemase, translating into MPERVIGILGGMGPLATADLFRRIIEKTPAKRDQDHPRVLIYNDSKIPDRTDFILGRGEDPRPELLAAAKKLEECGADFIIMPCNTAHFFAETVRRGIGIPLVSMVEETAERVKEMGIRKVGLLATDGTVKGLVYHRALLKHGVQIALPSKKYQAMVMEGIYDGVKAGDLTKGRELILTVAKRLERRSEAIIAGCTEVSLVLKPGDLRVPLVDPMGVIAERAVRLALGIEDF
- a CDS encoding ATPase domain-containing protein, which encodes MGRISIGVPGLDKMLHGGLIPGRIYLVKGGPGMGKTTLSMHFLMEGVRKGEGALYITMEEPAAHIKTDMGKFGFNVEHPNLKIIDATPTGTKTNILGDIRYMEFGISFDKLIAGIKDILKEERYTRIVIDPITMVRVILNNEAAYRKTFLLFVNTLISNDATIILTMESDEVGVEEYLANGVIELFKFVERGKVLRGIGISKFRGSSFDEEIRPYRITNRGVEVYHNESLFMGEEY
- the corA gene encoding magnesium/cobalt transporter CorA, which produces MENPPITIMAYSKDSFMSRKVAGPESALQFKEYPTVWINITGFSAIPKLEKLLDLRGFPSRLSSRPTAHPRVVIFPDYAFILIYQVYETQGGLRREKTALILRDNFVITVQEREGDVFDPVREGIRQGEGLFRERGSDYLLFALLEAVIGNYVPIIERISSQMEELEGRILEKPDAGLLRRIHGLRRDILFMRRTIFPLLEAFRKLRLEGGSFFRGDGAKLMEELHEHVAEVLDILEGQRELANSLVELYYSTLSTKTNDIIRILTVISTIFIPLTFITGVYGMNFGYMPELHWHYGYPAVLLGMLGISLTMLGYFRNKGWI